The following are encoded in a window of Cupriavidus oxalaticus genomic DNA:
- a CDS encoding transglycosylase SLT domain-containing protein → MKIGRLLAVVACAALLAACASTPTPPDADANGATAQTARRQDPLNSLSDKSALSSTTTINVDQGGLDWLRGPSNDIWDRIRRGFAMEDLEGTLVDDRTQWYAQRPEYMERMVGRSSRYLYHIVEELERRKMPTELALLPFVESAFNPQAQSSAKAAGMWQFIPSTGKSYNLKQNMFRDERRDVLASTDAALDYLQRLYDMFGDWHLALAAYNWGEGAVSRAIARNQARGLPTDYASLTMPNETRYYVPKLQAVKNIIANPAVYGVRLPEIPDHPYFVTVTTSRDIDVNLAAKLADMTLEDFKALNPSFNRPVILGASNPQILLPFDNAERFQYNLNTYRGGLSSWTAVTVDGRERVESLAARLNVDADTLREINSIPKGMRLKAGSTVMIPRSGRHDQDISASLADTAMLAMEPDLPDARRVVVRAGRRDTVASVARRYGVSQGQVQSWNKLSGTKLVAGQSLVLMVPVRGAGAVRAARAERADRAEREERAARGSKGGIVRVSAQGARGKAEPRKRITVEASARRGAKAAPARVAREAKAGPVVKASAKSSVKASSKGSKTR, encoded by the coding sequence ATGAAAATTGGTCGATTACTGGCGGTAGTTGCGTGTGCGGCGCTGCTTGCAGCCTGCGCCAGCACCCCTACGCCGCCTGACGCCGATGCCAACGGCGCGACCGCCCAGACCGCCAGGCGCCAGGATCCGCTCAATTCGCTCAGCGACAAGTCGGCGCTGTCATCCACCACCACCATCAATGTCGACCAGGGCGGCCTGGACTGGCTGCGCGGGCCGTCCAACGACATCTGGGACCGGATCCGGCGCGGCTTTGCCATGGAGGACCTGGAGGGCACGCTGGTCGATGACCGGACCCAGTGGTATGCGCAGCGCCCGGAATACATGGAGCGCATGGTCGGGCGGTCGAGCCGCTACCTGTACCACATCGTCGAGGAGCTGGAGCGCCGCAAGATGCCGACCGAGCTGGCGCTGCTGCCGTTCGTCGAGAGCGCGTTCAACCCGCAGGCCCAGTCCAGCGCCAAGGCCGCCGGCATGTGGCAGTTCATTCCCAGCACCGGCAAGTCGTACAACCTGAAGCAGAACATGTTCCGCGACGAGCGCCGCGACGTGCTGGCCTCGACCGATGCCGCGCTCGACTACCTGCAGCGGCTCTATGACATGTTCGGCGACTGGCACCTGGCACTGGCCGCCTACAACTGGGGCGAGGGCGCGGTGTCGCGTGCGATCGCGCGCAACCAGGCACGCGGGCTGCCGACCGACTACGCCAGCCTGACCATGCCCAACGAGACGCGCTACTACGTGCCGAAGCTGCAGGCGGTCAAGAACATCATCGCCAACCCGGCGGTATATGGCGTCAGGCTGCCGGAGATCCCGGACCATCCGTACTTCGTCACGGTGACCACGTCGCGCGATATCGACGTGAACCTCGCCGCCAAGCTGGCGGACATGACGCTGGAAGATTTCAAGGCGCTGAACCCGTCGTTCAACCGGCCGGTGATCCTGGGGGCGTCCAATCCGCAGATCCTGCTGCCGTTCGACAATGCCGAGCGCTTCCAGTACAACCTGAACACCTATCGCGGCGGGCTGTCGAGCTGGACCGCGGTCACGGTGGACGGGCGCGAGCGCGTCGAGTCGCTGGCGGCGCGGCTCAATGTCGATGCCGACACGCTGCGCGAAATCAACAGCATTCCCAAGGGCATGCGCCTCAAGGCCGGTTCGACCGTGATGATCCCGCGCTCGGGCCGCCACGACCAGGACATCAGCGCGAGCCTGGCCGACACCGCCATGCTGGCGATGGAGCCCGACCTGCCCGATGCGCGCCGCGTGGTGGTGCGCGCAGGCCGGCGCGATACGGTGGCGTCGGTGGCGCGGCGCTACGGCGTGTCGCAGGGCCAGGTGCAGTCGTGGAACAAGCTGTCCGGCACCAAGCTGGTGGCAGGTCAGAGCCTGGTGCTGATGGTGCCGGTGCGCGGCGCCGGCGCGGTGCGTGCGGCGCGTGCCGAACGGGCGGACCGGGCCGAGCGCGAAGAGCGCGCCGCGCGCGGCAGCAAGGGCGGGATCGTGCGCGTGTCGGCGCAGGGGGCCAGGGGCAAGGCCGAGCCGCGCAAGCGCATCACGGTGGAAGCCTCCGCGCGCCGCGGTGCCAAGGCGGCACCGGCCAGGGTGGCGCGCGAGGCCAAGGCGGGCCCGGTGGTGAAGGCATCGGCCAAATCCAGCGTCAAGGCCAGCAGCAAGGGCAGCAAGACGCGCTGA
- the gloB gene encoding hydroxyacylglutathione hydrolase, with amino-acid sequence MLKVEPIPAFQDNYIWAIHDGHHAAVVDPGESAPVEQFLAQRGLALGAIVITHHHGDHQGGVADLLAAHPSTPSGAQMPVLGPAGERIGGRTRALREGDEVTLAEPAVTLRVLDVPGHTAGHIAYVGDLGEAGRAVFCGDTLFASGCGRLFEGSPAQMLASLDKLAALPGDTRVYCAHEYTRSNVRFARAVEPDNAALAAWEQRVDALRAADTPTLPTTIAHEREVNPFLRSREPAVRAAVSAHGGATDSDAKAFGALRGWKDNFR; translated from the coding sequence ATGTTGAAGGTTGAGCCGATCCCGGCGTTCCAGGATAACTATATCTGGGCCATCCACGACGGGCATCACGCCGCCGTGGTCGATCCCGGCGAGTCGGCGCCGGTGGAGCAATTTCTGGCGCAGCGGGGGCTGGCTCTGGGCGCTATTGTAATCACCCATCACCACGGCGATCACCAGGGCGGCGTCGCCGACCTGCTGGCGGCACACCCGAGCACGCCCTCGGGCGCGCAGATGCCGGTGCTCGGGCCCGCCGGCGAACGTATCGGCGGGCGCACCCGGGCGCTGCGCGAAGGCGACGAAGTGACGCTGGCCGAGCCCGCGGTGACGCTGCGGGTGCTGGACGTACCCGGCCATACCGCCGGCCATATCGCCTACGTGGGCGACCTGGGCGAAGCGGGCCGCGCCGTGTTCTGCGGCGACACGCTGTTCGCCAGCGGCTGCGGGCGCCTCTTCGAGGGGTCCCCGGCGCAGATGCTGGCGTCGCTGGACAAGCTGGCGGCCCTGCCGGGCGACACCCGCGTCTACTGCGCCCACGAGTACACGCGCAGCAACGTGCGCTTCGCCCGGGCGGTCGAGCCGGACAATGCCGCGCTGGCGGCGTGGGAGCAGCGCGTCGATGCGCTGCGTGCCGCGGACACGCCGACGTTGCCGACCACCATCGCCCACGAGCGCGAGGTCAACCCCTTCCTGCGCTCGCGCGAGCCGGCGGTGCGTGCCGCGGTGTCGGCGCACGGCGGTGCCACCGACAGCGACGCCAAAGCGTTCGGGGCGCTGCGCGGGTGGAAGGACAATTTCCGCTAA
- a CDS encoding class I SAM-dependent methyltransferase, with translation MLRWEAQQYDRTVADIFGYHAVQLGMPHVDTLRENRMPFSALALDPASGPHGPRAAHPDARQLLCRFDELPFDTQSVDLVTLPHILEFAEDPHEVLREVSRVLMPEGRVVVTCFNPMSLWGARQGMNRLGATPFLPTDAQQIGFVRIKDWLKLLGFDIIRGRFGCYCPPYRTERWLQRTAFMEKAGDRWWPIFGAVYMISAIKRVRNIRLVGPAWKAKPALAPVATPVATPTGTHGKTPGDDH, from the coding sequence ATGCTGCGCTGGGAGGCGCAGCAGTACGACCGCACCGTGGCGGACATCTTCGGCTACCACGCCGTACAGCTGGGCATGCCGCACGTCGATACCCTGCGCGAAAACCGGATGCCGTTCTCGGCGCTGGCGCTGGATCCGGCCAGCGGGCCGCACGGGCCGCGCGCGGCACATCCGGACGCGCGCCAGCTGCTGTGCCGCTTCGACGAGCTGCCGTTCGACACGCAGAGCGTCGACCTGGTAACCCTGCCCCATATCCTGGAATTTGCCGAAGACCCCCACGAAGTGCTGCGCGAAGTCTCGCGCGTGCTGATGCCCGAAGGGCGCGTGGTGGTCACCTGCTTCAACCCGATGAGCCTGTGGGGCGCGCGCCAGGGCATGAACCGGCTCGGCGCCACGCCCTTCCTGCCGACCGATGCCCAGCAGATCGGCTTCGTGCGCATCAAGGACTGGCTCAAGCTGCTCGGCTTCGATATCATCCGCGGCCGTTTCGGCTGCTACTGCCCGCCCTACCGCACCGAGCGCTGGCTGCAGCGCACCGCCTTCATGGAAAAGGCCGGCGACCGCTGGTGGCCGATCTTCGGCGCGGTCTATATGATCTCGGCGATCAAGCGCGTGCGCAACATACGGCTGGTCGGCCCGGCGTGGAAAGCCAAGCCGGCGCTGGCACCGGTGGCAACGCCGGTGGCAACGCCCACCGGTACCCACGGCAAGACGCCCGGGGACGATCACTGA
- the rnhA gene encoding ribonuclease HI: MQEVTIYSDGACKGNPGRGGWGAVLVAGTNEKELFGGAPNTTNNRMEMTAVIEALRALKRPCTVRVYTDSQYVQKGISEWLPGWKARGWKTADKKPVKNADLWQELDALTQGHQISWHWVRGHNGHPGNERADALANRGVESIGR, from the coding sequence ATGCAAGAAGTCACGATCTACTCCGACGGCGCCTGCAAGGGCAACCCTGGCCGCGGCGGCTGGGGTGCGGTGCTCGTCGCCGGCACCAATGAAAAAGAACTGTTCGGCGGCGCGCCCAACACCACCAACAACCGCATGGAAATGACTGCGGTGATCGAAGCGCTGCGCGCGCTCAAGCGGCCGTGCACCGTGCGCGTCTATACCGACTCGCAATATGTCCAGAAAGGCATCAGCGAATGGCTGCCCGGCTGGAAAGCCCGCGGCTGGAAGACCGCCGACAAGAAGCCGGTGAAGAACGCCGACCTGTGGCAGGAGCTCGATGCGCTGACCCAGGGGCACCAGATCTCCTGGCACTGGGTGCGCGGCCACAATGGCCATCCCGGCAACGAACGCGCCGATGCCCTGGCCAACCGCGGCGTCGAATCGATCGGCCGCTGA
- the dnaQ gene encoding DNA polymerase III subunit epsilon, translating into MRQIVLDTETTGLNAATGDRLIEIGCVELLNRRLTGRHLHFYVNPERDIDEGAIAVHGITVEFLADKPRFAEVVHEIREFVADAELIIHNAQFDLGFLDMEFQLLGMPPFREHVGNVIDTLREARQMFPGKRNSLDALCDRLGISNAHRTLHGALLDAELLAEVYLAMTRGQNSLVIDTMDSSTGAGGATATADLSRLVLPVLRATDAELEAHFDVLKGLDKASGGKTVWQEAAAGEPGTLAA; encoded by the coding sequence ATGCGACAAATCGTTCTCGATACCGAAACCACCGGCCTGAATGCCGCCACCGGCGACCGCCTGATCGAAATCGGCTGCGTGGAGCTGCTCAACCGCCGCCTGACGGGGCGCCACCTGCACTTCTACGTCAACCCGGAGCGCGACATCGACGAAGGCGCGATCGCCGTCCACGGCATCACGGTCGAGTTCCTGGCGGACAAACCCCGCTTTGCCGAGGTCGTGCACGAGATCCGCGAATTCGTCGCAGATGCCGAGCTGATCATCCACAACGCGCAGTTCGACCTGGGCTTCCTCGACATGGAATTCCAGCTGCTGGGCATGCCGCCGTTCCGCGAGCATGTCGGCAATGTGATCGATACCTTGCGCGAAGCGCGGCAGATGTTCCCCGGCAAGCGCAACTCCCTTGACGCCCTCTGCGATCGGCTGGGGATCAGCAACGCGCATCGCACGCTGCACGGCGCATTGCTCGATGCGGAATTGCTGGCGGAGGTCTACCTGGCGATGACCCGCGGCCAGAATTCGCTGGTGATCGACACGATGGACAGCAGCACCGGCGCAGGCGGAGCCACCGCTACGGCCGACCTGTCGCGTTTGGTATTGCCCGTGCTGCGCGCCACCGACGCAGAACTTGAAGCCCATTTCGACGTGCTCAAGGGCCTGGACAAGGCCAGCGGCGGCAAGACGGTATGGCAGGAAGCCGCCGCCGGGGAACCTGGCACGCTGGCTGCCTGA
- a CDS encoding sensor domain-containing diguanylate cyclase, producing MQHSLKYRMAFATAGVVTLIIVLRALYAQYYAYESLRHLRQQQQDTLVALVAEQLDEKVQSRAAMLRRVARQLSPMLAARPAELRRAAEGMVDMPDQFNAVFLAAPDGQLVFSTAVPDGVRLRVDDRDYFRDVLRGQPLAVSDLIQGKLTNAPGMVLAVPLHGPNGELRGVVGGVLNLSAHNFLRELAHSRVGVTGSVCLVSAGTNPRYAMHSDPTRVLTRARAVDEACGAERPASMLEVARPTQPIVARYLLQSNGWEVVAVLPAAEAYAALVNVRQRTIVVAGVSLLFAAALMWLVMRRLLAPLQRLHRAVRQMAANPSALADLPTGRVDEIGELATSFAEVVAQLSEREAALQAAKDRAAESEKRIEAIANHVPDFVSFIDRQQRYAFVNQAYAQHYGVPAAHIVGLSLRELWGTQEYMACQPYLEQAFAGRAVTFTRESPDGNECMEITYQPAWNDAQDTVVGLHMFARNVTHERQKLRNLEAQTVSDHLTGLLNRKGFDRRLAECMARTSAGGRALALLLVDLDDFKAVNDNYGHPVGDRLLVAFAQRLRACVRKGDAVARIGGDEFAVILDGVPGRSAMDSVANAIVQAARMPLAIDGHSLSVTASVGSALHDGRHVMTISELFMHADMALYEAKRHGKARYAAQPACTPAADAGSGVVAAPSQEPAGLPA from the coding sequence ATGCAGCACTCTTTGAAGTACCGGATGGCGTTCGCCACGGCGGGTGTGGTGACGCTGATCATCGTGCTGCGCGCCTTGTACGCCCAGTACTACGCCTACGAGAGCCTCAGGCACCTGCGGCAGCAGCAGCAGGACACGCTGGTTGCACTGGTGGCGGAGCAACTGGACGAAAAGGTGCAAAGCCGTGCCGCGATGTTGCGCCGTGTGGCCCGGCAGCTGTCGCCGATGCTTGCCGCCAGGCCGGCCGAGCTGCGACGTGCCGCCGAAGGCATGGTCGACATGCCGGACCAGTTCAACGCCGTCTTCCTTGCCGCCCCGGACGGCCAGCTGGTGTTCAGCACCGCCGTGCCGGACGGCGTGCGCCTGCGGGTAGACGACCGCGACTATTTCCGTGATGTCCTGCGCGGCCAGCCGCTCGCGGTGTCGGACCTGATCCAGGGCAAGCTGACCAACGCGCCGGGCATGGTGCTGGCCGTGCCGCTGCACGGGCCCAACGGCGAGTTGCGCGGCGTGGTCGGCGGCGTGCTGAACCTCTCTGCCCACAATTTCCTGCGCGAGCTGGCGCACAGCCGGGTCGGTGTCACCGGCAGCGTCTGCCTGGTGTCGGCCGGCACCAACCCACGCTACGCCATGCATTCCGATCCCACCCGCGTGCTCACGCGGGCGCGCGCGGTCGACGAGGCCTGCGGTGCCGAACGTCCCGCCTCGATGCTGGAAGTCGCCAGGCCGACCCAGCCCATCGTGGCGCGCTACCTGCTGCAGTCCAACGGCTGGGAAGTGGTGGCCGTGCTGCCGGCGGCGGAGGCCTACGCCGCGCTGGTCAATGTGCGCCAGCGCACGATTGTCGTTGCCGGGGTATCGCTCCTGTTCGCCGCCGCGCTGATGTGGCTGGTGATGCGCCGGCTGCTGGCGCCACTGCAGCGGCTGCACCGCGCCGTGCGCCAGATGGCCGCCAACCCGTCGGCACTGGCGGACCTGCCCACCGGCCGGGTCGACGAAATCGGCGAGCTTGCCACCAGTTTTGCCGAGGTGGTGGCGCAGCTGTCCGAGCGCGAGGCCGCACTGCAGGCCGCCAAGGACCGCGCCGCCGAGAGCGAAAAGCGCATCGAGGCCATTGCCAACCACGTGCCGGACTTTGTCTCGTTCATCGACCGGCAACAGCGCTACGCCTTCGTCAATCAGGCCTACGCGCAGCACTATGGGGTGCCCGCGGCGCATATCGTCGGGCTGTCCTTGCGCGAACTGTGGGGCACCCAGGAATACATGGCCTGCCAGCCGTACCTCGAACAGGCCTTTGCCGGCCGCGCGGTGACATTCACGCGCGAAAGCCCCGATGGCAACGAGTGCATGGAAATCACCTACCAGCCAGCCTGGAACGATGCCCAGGACACCGTGGTCGGCCTCCACATGTTTGCGCGCAATGTGACGCACGAGCGCCAGAAGCTGCGCAACCTGGAGGCACAGACCGTCTCCGACCATCTCACCGGCCTGCTCAACCGCAAGGGCTTCGACCGGCGCCTGGCGGAATGCATGGCACGCACCAGCGCCGGCGGCCGCGCCCTGGCCCTGCTGCTGGTCGACCTGGACGACTTCAAGGCGGTCAACGACAACTACGGCCATCCGGTCGGCGACCGCCTGCTGGTGGCCTTTGCGCAGCGTTTGCGTGCCTGCGTGCGCAAGGGCGACGCGGTCGCGCGCATCGGCGGCGACGAGTTCGCGGTGATCCTCGACGGGGTACCCGGCCGCAGTGCGATGGATTCGGTGGCCAACGCCATCGTGCAGGCCGCGCGCATGCCGCTTGCGATCGACGGGCATTCGCTGTCTGTCACCGCCAGTGTCGGCTCGGCGCTGCATGACGGACGCCATGTCATGACCATCAGCGAGCTGTTCATGCACGCGGACATGGCGCTGTACGAGGCCAAGCGGCACGGCAAGGCGCGCTATGCCGCCCAGCCCGCTTGCACCCCTGCGGCCGATGCCGGATCCGGGGTGGTAGCGGCGCCCTCCCAGGAGCCTGCCGGCTTGCCCGCCTAG
- a CDS encoding DeoR/GlpR family DNA-binding transcription regulator, whose amino-acid sequence MTLNPRQTALLEEVRMQGFASIDELARKFGVTLQTVRRDVNLLAENGMLARFHGGVRAEGSTTENIAYRQRQVLNAEGKARIARAVATAVPEGCSLILNIGTTVEEIARELMQHRGLRVITNNLNVANILADNPDCEVIVAGGVLRSRDRGIVGEATVEFIRQFKVDIGLIGISGIETDGTLRDYDFREVKVARTIIEHSREVWLAADTSKFNRQAMVELAHVSQVDRLFTDEPLAAPFDRILADSGVKCVVAERE is encoded by the coding sequence ATGACGCTCAATCCCCGCCAGACCGCCCTGCTCGAAGAAGTCCGCATGCAGGGCTTTGCCTCTATCGATGAACTTGCGCGGAAGTTCGGCGTCACGCTCCAGACGGTGCGGCGTGACGTCAACCTGCTGGCCGAGAACGGCATGCTGGCGCGCTTCCATGGCGGCGTCCGGGCGGAGGGCTCCACCACCGAGAACATCGCGTACCGGCAGCGGCAGGTACTGAACGCCGAGGGCAAGGCGCGCATTGCGCGCGCGGTGGCGACGGCGGTGCCGGAGGGCTGCTCGCTGATCCTGAACATCGGCACCACGGTGGAAGAGATCGCGCGCGAGCTGATGCAGCACCGGGGGCTGCGCGTGATCACCAATAACCTGAACGTGGCCAATATCCTGGCGGACAACCCCGACTGCGAGGTCATCGTCGCCGGCGGCGTGCTGCGCTCGCGCGACCGCGGCATCGTCGGCGAGGCCACGGTCGAGTTCATCCGGCAGTTCAAGGTGGATATCGGCCTGATCGGCATCTCGGGCATCGAGACGGACGGCACGCTGCGCGACTACGACTTCCGCGAGGTCAAGGTGGCGCGGACCATCATCGAGCATTCACGCGAGGTCTGGCTGGCGGCGGATACCAGCAAGTTCAACCGCCAGGCCATGGTTGAGCTGGCGCATGTGTCGCAGGTGGACCGGCTGTTCACCGATGAGCCGCTGGCGGCACCGTTCGACCGGATCCTGGCCGACAGTGGGGTGAAGTGTGTGGTGGCGGAGCGGGAGTGA
- the purU gene encoding formyltetrahydrofolate deformylase codes for MSTTGFILTLSCPDQPGIVHAVSGLLFQHGCNIVDSDQYGDAYTGRFFMRVHFSAAAGGPDLGTLKAAFAPVGDQFGMQWELNDASVKPRVMIMVSKIGHCLNDLLFRAKVGGLPVEIAAIVSNHRDFYQLAASYDVPFFHLPLMNASAEQKAAQEARVFDVVQEQKIDLVVLARYMQVLSDDLCRKLAGRAINIHHSFLPSFKGAKPYYQAHDRGVKLIGATAHYVTADLDEGPIIEQEIERVDHSMDPDQLTAVGRDVECVALARAVKWHAERRILLNGHKTVVFK; via the coding sequence ATGAGCACCACCGGATTTATCCTGACCCTTTCGTGCCCCGACCAGCCGGGCATCGTTCACGCCGTCTCGGGCCTGCTGTTCCAGCACGGCTGCAATATCGTCGACTCGGACCAGTACGGCGACGCGTACACCGGACGCTTCTTCATGCGGGTGCACTTCAGCGCGGCTGCCGGCGGCCCGGACCTGGGCACGCTGAAGGCGGCGTTCGCGCCGGTGGGCGACCAGTTCGGCATGCAGTGGGAGCTGAACGACGCCTCGGTCAAGCCGCGCGTGATGATCATGGTGTCCAAGATCGGCCACTGCCTGAACGACCTGCTGTTCCGCGCCAAGGTGGGTGGCCTGCCGGTCGAGATCGCGGCGATCGTGTCCAACCACCGCGACTTCTACCAGCTGGCGGCGTCGTACGACGTGCCGTTCTTCCACCTGCCGCTGATGAACGCCTCGGCCGAGCAGAAGGCCGCGCAGGAGGCGCGCGTGTTCGACGTGGTGCAGGAGCAGAAGATCGACCTGGTGGTGCTGGCGCGCTACATGCAGGTGCTGTCCGACGATCTGTGCCGCAAGCTGGCCGGCCGCGCCATCAATATCCACCACTCGTTCCTGCCGAGCTTCAAGGGCGCCAAGCCTTACTACCAGGCGCACGACCGCGGCGTGAAGCTGATCGGCGCGACCGCGCACTACGTCACCGCCGACCTGGACGAAGGTCCCATCATCGAGCAGGAAATCGAGCGCGTCGACCACAGCATGGACCCGGACCAGCTCACCGCCGTGGGCCGCGACGTGGAATGCGTGGCGCTGGCCCGCGCGGTCAAGTGGCACGCCGAACGCCGCATCCTGCTGAACGGCCACAAGACCGTCGTCTTCAAGTAA
- a CDS encoding NUDIX hydrolase: MVEIFSLPPAVPPGDPSGDPSNNPSNNSADASHMARIAASLAARTGFDPAGKLRLMVAGRQVGWLPRSHAAILRGMGCILGPEEGAADGTAAVALLPGRSGFDVLSAALAALAHQLADAGHVRGWRHELFAVTAALDAPALAVVERAAARFLGLLTFASHMNGIVERDDAGGGPVLWISRRSPAKSVDPGMWDNLVAGGMPHGSDPLSTLVRECEEESGIPPALAGRVQPHGMIEVLRDLPEGVQWEQVYVYDLMLPPGFVPRNQDGEVSEHRRVGLAALLDIMSSGAMTVDATLVTLDALRRRGWPGTEDRRA; encoded by the coding sequence ATGGTCGAAATCTTTTCCCTGCCGCCCGCTGTGCCGCCCGGCGATCCTTCCGGCGATCCGTCCAACAATCCGTCCAACAATAGCGCCGACGCCAGCCACATGGCACGCATCGCCGCCTCGCTGGCGGCGCGCACCGGCTTCGATCCCGCCGGCAAGCTGCGCCTGATGGTGGCCGGCCGGCAGGTCGGCTGGCTGCCCCGGTCGCATGCCGCGATCCTGCGCGGCATGGGCTGCATCCTCGGCCCGGAGGAGGGCGCCGCGGATGGCACCGCCGCGGTGGCATTGCTGCCGGGGCGCTCCGGCTTCGACGTGCTGAGCGCCGCGCTGGCCGCGCTGGCGCACCAGCTGGCCGATGCCGGGCACGTGCGCGGCTGGCGCCACGAACTGTTCGCGGTCACCGCGGCGCTGGATGCGCCCGCGCTGGCGGTGGTCGAGCGCGCGGCCGCGCGCTTCCTGGGCTTGCTGACCTTTGCCTCGCACATGAACGGGATCGTGGAGCGCGACGATGCCGGTGGCGGCCCCGTGCTGTGGATCTCGCGGCGCAGCCCCGCCAAGTCGGTCGACCCCGGCATGTGGGACAACCTGGTCGCCGGCGGCATGCCGCACGGCAGCGATCCGCTGTCCACGCTGGTGCGCGAGTGCGAGGAAGAGTCCGGCATCCCGCCGGCGCTGGCCGGGCGCGTGCAGCCGCACGGCATGATCGAGGTGCTGCGTGACCTGCCCGAAGGCGTGCAGTGGGAACAGGTCTATGTCTATGACCTGATGCTGCCGCCGGGATTCGTCCCACGCAACCAGGATGGCGAGGTCAGCGAACACAGGCGCGTGGGACTGGCCGCATTGCTTGATATCATGTCGAGCGGCGCCATGACGGTCGACGCCACGCTGGTGACGCTGGATGCCCTTCGCCGGCGCGGCTGGCCGGGCACCGAAGACCGTCGCGCTTGA
- the glpK gene encoding glycerol kinase GlpK: MNQAATQAQAQHAGTGRHGSEPHYVLALDQGTSSSRAILFDHTGNVVRLAQREFRQYYPHPGHVEHDPYEIWQSQLAVAHEVLADAGIPATQVRAIGITNQRETTVLWDRKTGEPVGRALVWQDRRTAPMCEALQAAGHGELFREKTGLVVDAYFSGTKLRWMLDNIEGARARAQRGELAFGTVDSWLVWQLTDGARHVTDVSNASRTMLFNIHRFEWDDALLALLDIPHALLPEVVPSSGEVARTAARLFGVEIPIAGVAGDQQAATFGQACLSPGMAKNTYGTGCFLLMNTGTEPVTSRNRLLTTIGWQFGGQTQYCLEGGVFMGGATIQWLRDGLQIISSAPEVEPLARQCDDTGGVVLVPAFAGLGAPHWDAFARGTLVGMTRGTGRPQLARAALESIALQSVDVLEAMQKDAGIALAELRVDGGASRSDLLMQMQADLLGTAVVRPRVTETTALGAAYLAGLATGYWSEPAQIAQQWQVEQRFEPNLSADERGHRLARWHRAVERSRDWAREDEAGGHG, encoded by the coding sequence ATGAACCAGGCAGCAACGCAAGCCCAGGCGCAGCACGCCGGCACAGGCCGGCATGGCTCCGAACCGCACTATGTGCTGGCGCTGGACCAGGGCACCAGCAGCTCGCGCGCCATCCTGTTCGACCACACCGGCAACGTGGTGCGGCTGGCGCAGCGCGAATTCCGCCAATACTACCCACATCCGGGCCACGTCGAGCACGATCCGTACGAAATCTGGCAGTCGCAGCTTGCGGTCGCGCACGAAGTGCTGGCCGACGCCGGCATCCCGGCCACGCAGGTGCGCGCCATCGGCATCACCAACCAGCGCGAAACCACGGTGCTGTGGGACCGCAAGACCGGCGAGCCGGTCGGCCGCGCGCTGGTCTGGCAGGACCGCCGCACCGCGCCGATGTGCGAGGCGCTGCAGGCCGCCGGCCATGGCGAGCTGTTCCGCGAGAAGACCGGGCTGGTCGTCGACGCGTATTTCTCCGGCACCAAGCTGCGCTGGATGCTCGACAACATCGAAGGCGCCCGCGCACGCGCGCAACGCGGCGAACTGGCGTTCGGCACGGTCGACAGCTGGCTGGTCTGGCAGCTGACCGACGGCGCGCGCCATGTCACGGACGTGTCCAACGCCTCGCGCACGATGCTGTTCAATATCCACCGCTTCGAGTGGGACGACGCGCTGCTGGCGCTGCTCGACATCCCGCACGCGCTGCTGCCCGAGGTGGTGCCGTCCAGCGGCGAAGTGGCGCGCACCGCGGCGCGGCTGTTCGGCGTGGAGATCCCGATCGCGGGCGTCGCGGGCGACCAGCAGGCGGCCACCTTCGGCCAGGCCTGCCTGTCGCCCGGCATGGCCAAGAACACCTACGGCACGGGCTGCTTCCTGCTGATGAACACCGGCACCGAGCCGGTGACATCGCGCAACCGGCTGCTGACCACCATCGGCTGGCAGTTCGGCGGGCAAACCCAGTATTGCCTGGAGGGCGGCGTCTTCATGGGCGGCGCCACCATCCAGTGGCTGCGCGACGGCCTGCAGATCATCAGCAGCGCGCCCGAGGTCGAGCCGCTCGCGCGCCAGTGCGACGACACCGGCGGCGTGGTGCTGGTGCCAGCCTTTGCCGGCCTGGGGGCGCCGCACTGGGACGCCTTCGCGCGCGGCACGCTGGTCGGCATGACGCGCGGCACCGGGCGGCCGCAGCTGGCGCGCGCGGCGCTGGAGTCGATCGCGCTGCAAAGCGTCGACGTGCTGGAAGCCATGCAGAAGGACGCCGGCATCGCACTGGCCGAACTGCGCGTGGACGGCGGCGCCTCGCGCAGCGACCTGCTGATGCAGATGCAGGCCGACCTGCTCGGCACGGCGGTGGTCCGCCCGCGCGTGACCGAGACCACCGCGCTGGGTGCGGCCTACCTGGCCGGCCTGGCCACCGGCTACTGGAGCGAGCCGGCGCAGATCGCGCAGCAGTGGCAGGTGGAGCAGCGCTTCGAGCCCAACCTGTCCGCCGACGAACGCGGCCACCGGCTGGCGCGCTGGCACCGCGCCGTCGAGCGCTCGCGCGACTGGGCGCGCGAGGACGAGGCCGGCGGCCACGGCTGA